One Vibrio sp. 16 genomic window carries:
- a CDS encoding YacL family protein — protein sequence MEFEFIRNTLMGEYYVKSSMGHEIVGRWLQEEVGKDWDKIAQVEQLTDQARMEPQKEHLLLGTEISVNIQGDEVIVQENVLTHGDEMESGSEFDFYDSESTASCGLEDFEALIEQWKEFLTTK from the coding sequence ATGGAGTTTGAATTCATTCGTAATACATTAATGGGAGAGTATTACGTCAAGTCGAGCATGGGGCATGAAATTGTCGGGCGTTGGTTGCAAGAAGAAGTTGGCAAGGATTGGGACAAGATAGCTCAAGTTGAACAGTTAACGGACCAAGCTCGGATGGAACCGCAAAAAGAACATCTACTTCTTGGTACTGAGATCAGCGTCAACATTCAGGGAGACGAGGTGATCGTTCAAGAGAATGTACTGACTCATGGTGATGAGATGGAGTCGGGGAGTGAGTTCGACTTTTATGACAGCGAAAGTACAGCAAGTTGTGGGTTGGAAGACTTTGAAGCACTCATCGAACAATGGAAAGAGTTTCTAACCACAAAGTAA
- a CDS encoding ABC transporter ATP-binding protein: MSCALSIRNLTCKYDEQTTVLESLSLEVEQGEIVCLLGASGCGKTTLLKAIAGLLPLSSGTMSLNCMLIDDGKNWLPPEQRNIGMIFQDYALFPHLTVSQNVAFGLRDLPHDQQQSKVNEMLELVHLDGYAERYPHQLSGGQQQRVAIARSLAYKPDLLLLDEPFSNIDTQVRHELIGEIRKIFKKQGVTAIFVTHSREEAFAFADKMAVMNHGVIEQYGTASELYYQPSSKFVADFLGGGSYLSATRASESEYETQLGLVEAMAQQDISIGEHCELLLRPQHVQISAAEESSVTVLEQQFMGDHCRYVIDASGQKLIASSAEPLTIGQQVSVKVETQGVLAF; this comes from the coding sequence ATGAGCTGCGCATTATCGATTCGAAACCTCACGTGCAAATATGACGAGCAAACTACAGTGTTAGAGTCATTGTCGCTGGAAGTGGAACAAGGCGAAATCGTCTGTTTGCTGGGTGCCAGTGGTTGCGGGAAGACAACATTATTGAAAGCCATCGCGGGTTTGTTGCCATTAAGCTCAGGAACCATGAGCTTAAACTGCATGCTGATTGATGATGGCAAAAACTGGCTTCCACCAGAGCAGCGTAACATTGGCATGATCTTTCAAGATTACGCGTTGTTTCCTCATTTAACGGTATCGCAAAATGTTGCCTTTGGTCTGCGTGATTTGCCGCACGATCAGCAACAGTCAAAAGTGAATGAGATGCTAGAGCTGGTTCATCTTGATGGTTATGCTGAACGCTACCCACATCAACTTTCCGGCGGCCAGCAACAGCGTGTGGCTATCGCTCGTTCGCTAGCGTACAAACCCGATCTGCTCTTACTCGATGAGCCATTTTCAAACATTGATACTCAAGTTCGTCATGAGCTGATTGGCGAGATCCGCAAAATCTTCAAAAAGCAGGGCGTGACGGCCATTTTTGTGACTCACAGTCGTGAGGAGGCGTTTGCCTTTGCTGACAAGATGGCGGTGATGAATCACGGTGTGATTGAGCAATATGGCACAGCGAGTGAGCTCTACTATCAACCCTCTAGCAAGTTCGTTGCTGATTTCTTGGGTGGTGGAAGCTACCTATCTGCGACTCGTGCATCAGAGTCTGAGTACGAAACGCAGTTGGGTTTGGTAGAAGCGATGGCGCAACAAGACATCTCTATCGGTGAGCATTGCGAACTATTACTTCGTCCGCAACATGTACAAATCAGTGCAGCAGAAGAGAGCAGTGTCACAGTGCTTGAGCAGCAATTTATGGGTGATCATTGTCGTTATGTGATTGATGCAAGCGGCCAGAAGTTGATCGCCAGCTCTGCAGAACCACTCACAATCGGTCAACAGGTCTCAGTGAAGGTTGAAACGCAGGGGGTCCTTGCTTTTTAG
- a CDS encoding Fe(3+) ABC transporter substrate-binding protein — MKKLLTLSALACATIAPSAAMAAEEVNVYSYRQPFLVEPMFNEFTKETGIKVNVKFAKKGLAEKLAQEGEYSPADVILTVDISRLAELTNKDLVQAVQSDVLEKNIPAQYQDTENEWFALTTRTRSVYSSRDRVGRLGEEFNYADLAKPEFKGKICTRSGKHPYNVSLVSSMIAHKGEAETKEWLEGVKANLARKPQGNDRAQVKAIKEGLCDVSLGNSYYLGKMVNDAEQKAWADAVYINFPNQKTTGTHVNISGMAMAKYSPNKENAVKLMEFLSGDKAQSMYAEVNYEYPVKEGVKRSELVASWGDFKADTISLDEIADHHEAAIKLLDEVKFDL; from the coding sequence ATGAAAAAACTGCTAACTCTTTCAGCATTAGCATGTGCAACAATTGCACCTTCAGCAGCAATGGCAGCAGAAGAAGTGAACGTATACTCTTACCGCCAGCCGTTCCTAGTTGAGCCAATGTTCAACGAGTTCACGAAAGAGACTGGTATCAAAGTAAACGTGAAGTTTGCTAAGAAAGGTCTAGCAGAGAAGTTGGCTCAAGAGGGCGAGTACAGCCCTGCTGACGTGATTCTTACGGTTGATATCAGCCGCCTAGCAGAGCTAACTAACAAAGATCTTGTTCAAGCAGTACAAAGTGACGTTCTAGAAAAGAACATTCCTGCACAATACCAAGACACTGAAAACGAGTGGTTTGCTCTAACAACTCGTACGCGCAGCGTCTACTCTTCACGTGACCGTGTTGGTCGTCTAGGTGAAGAGTTCAACTACGCAGATCTAGCTAAGCCTGAATTCAAAGGTAAAATCTGTACTCGTAGCGGTAAGCACCCATACAACGTATCTCTAGTGTCTTCAATGATTGCTCACAAAGGTGAAGCGGAGACAAAAGAGTGGCTAGAAGGCGTTAAAGCAAACCTAGCACGCAAGCCTCAAGGTAATGACCGTGCACAAGTTAAAGCAATCAAAGAAGGTCTATGTGACGTTTCTCTTGGTAACAGCTACTACCTAGGTAAGATGGTGAATGACGCTGAGCAGAAAGCGTGGGCAGATGCAGTTTACATCAACTTCCCGAACCAGAAGACAACAGGCACTCACGTAAACATCTCCGGTATGGCGATGGCTAAGTACTCTCCAAATAAAGAGAACGCAGTGAAGCTGATGGAATTCCTATCTGGTGACAAAGCGCAAAGCATGTACGCAGAAGTAAACTACGAGTACCCAGTTAAAGAAGGTGTTAAGCGCTCTGAGCTAGTAGCATCTTGGGGTGACTTCAAAGCAGATACAATTTCTCTAGACGAGATCGCTGATCATCACGAAGCAGCAATCAAACTTCTAGACGAAGTTAAATTCGACCTTTAA
- a CDS encoding ammonium transporter, with product MELTTTVTELRYALDTFFFLISGALVMWMAAGFAMLEAGLVRSKNTTEILTKNICLYAIACTMFLLVGYNIMYVDNGEGGWLPSFGALIGTQGEGADHSLESDFFFQVVFVATAMSVVSGAVAERMKLWSFLIFSAVLTAFIYPMEGYWTWGGGFLSEAGFSDFAGSGIVHMAGAAAALAGVLLLGARKGKYGKNGEIYPIPGSNMPLATLGTFILWFGWFGFNGGSQLMVSDFENATAVGQIFLNTNAAAAAGAIAALLVCKTTWGKADLTMILNGALAGLVAITADPLSPSPLYAVAIGAVSGALVVFSIIALDKLKIDDPVGAISVHGVCGFFGLMVVPLSNSDATFGAQLFGAAVIFAWVFGASLAVWAVLKATIGIRVSEDEEMEGMDMHDCGVGAYPEFVTVK from the coding sequence ATGGAATTAACGACAACAGTAACGGAACTGCGTTACGCACTAGACACTTTTTTCTTCCTCATTTCAGGTGCGTTGGTCATGTGGATGGCCGCTGGCTTTGCCATGTTAGAAGCAGGTTTAGTTCGTTCAAAAAACACCACAGAAATTTTAACTAAGAACATCTGCTTATACGCGATTGCTTGTACCATGTTCTTGCTCGTTGGCTACAACATCATGTACGTTGACAATGGTGAAGGCGGCTGGTTGCCATCATTTGGTGCATTAATTGGCACTCAAGGCGAAGGAGCGGATCACTCACTAGAATCTGACTTCTTCTTCCAAGTGGTATTCGTTGCGACAGCCATGTCAGTTGTGTCAGGTGCGGTTGCCGAGCGCATGAAGCTTTGGTCATTCCTTATCTTTTCGGCAGTGTTAACGGCATTTATTTACCCAATGGAAGGTTACTGGACTTGGGGCGGTGGTTTCCTATCAGAAGCTGGCTTTAGTGACTTTGCCGGTTCAGGTATTGTTCATATGGCAGGTGCAGCAGCAGCGCTAGCCGGTGTTCTGCTGCTGGGTGCTCGTAAAGGTAAATACGGTAAAAATGGCGAAATCTACCCAATTCCAGGTTCAAACATGCCGCTTGCAACTTTGGGTACCTTCATCCTTTGGTTCGGTTGGTTTGGTTTCAACGGCGGCTCTCAACTGATGGTGTCAGACTTCGAGAACGCAACAGCAGTCGGTCAAATCTTCTTGAACACTAACGCAGCCGCGGCAGCCGGTGCCATTGCAGCACTACTTGTTTGTAAAACAACTTGGGGTAAAGCTGACCTAACCATGATTCTCAACGGTGCGTTGGCAGGTCTTGTGGCTATCACAGCAGACCCTCTATCGCCTTCGCCGCTGTACGCTGTGGCAATTGGTGCGGTATCTGGTGCACTCGTGGTGTTTAGCATCATCGCCCTTGATAAGCTCAAGATTGACGATCCAGTAGGTGCGATCTCTGTGCACGGTGTCTGCGGTTTCTTCGGCTTAATGGTTGTTCCACTAAGCAACAGCGATGCGACTTTCGGTGCTCAACTATTCGGTGCGGCAGTTATCTTTGCTTGGGTGTTCGGTGCGAGCCTAGCGGTTTGGGCGGTACTAAAAGCGACCATCGGTATTCGTGTTTCGGAAGATGAAGAGATGGAAGGTATGGATATGCATGACTGTGGTGTTGGTGCTTACCCAGAATTTGTCACGGTTAAGTAA
- the acnB gene encoding bifunctional aconitate hydratase 2/2-methylisocitrate dehydratase codes for MLEAYRKHVAERAAEGVVPKPLDAEQVAGLVELLKNPPQGEEAFILDLLENRIPPGVDEAAYVKAGFLTAITKGKVSSPLVSKEKAAELLGTMQGGYNIEPLIALLDDAALAPIAVKALSHTLLMFDAFYDVEEKAKAGNEFAQQVLQSWADAEWFTTKEKVAEKITVKVFKVTGETNTDDLSPAPDAWSRPDIPVHAKAMLKMEREGINPDQPGSVGPIKQIEELQKDGIPLAYVGDVVGTGSSRKSATNSVLWFMGEDIPFVPNKRTGGICLGGKIAPIFYNTMEDSGALPIELNVQEMNMGDVIDIYPYEGVVRKNGEEISSFELSKVLLDEVRAGGRIPLIIGRGLTSRARASLGLGETDLFAKPIDPTASDKGYTLAQKMVGKACGVEGVRAGQYCEPKMTTVGSQDTTGPMTRDELKDLACLGFSADLVMQSFCHTSAYPKPVDVNTHHTLPDFIMNRGGVSLRPGDGVIHSWLNRMLLPDTVGTGGDSHTRFPLGISFPAGSGLVAFAAATGVMPLDMPESILVRFKGEMQPGITLRDLVHAIPYYAIQQGLLTVEKAGKINEFSGRVLEIEGVEHLTVEQAFELSDASAERSAAGCTVKLSQESIEEYLNSNITMLKWMISEGYGDRRTIERRITAMEEWLANPELMEADADAEYAHIIEIDLAEIDQPILCAPNDPDDARLLSEVQGTQIDEVFIGSCMTNIGHFRAAGKLLEQWGGSLDTRLWVAPPTKMDRDQLTEEGYYGIYGRAGVRIETPGCSLCMGNQARVADKATVMSTSTRNFPNRLGTGANVYLASAELSAVGAILGKIPTKEEYLEYAKQIDATAADTYRYLNFHKMEQYTKKAAQVIFQEPA; via the coding sequence GTGCTTGAAGCCTACCGTAAACACGTCGCAGAGCGTGCTGCCGAAGGAGTTGTTCCTAAACCACTAGATGCCGAGCAAGTTGCAGGCCTTGTGGAACTTCTTAAAAATCCCCCACAAGGTGAAGAAGCGTTCATTCTTGACCTACTTGAGAATCGCATCCCACCAGGTGTTGACGAAGCGGCTTACGTAAAAGCCGGCTTTCTGACTGCAATCACAAAAGGTAAGGTATCGTCACCACTTGTGAGCAAAGAGAAAGCAGCTGAGCTATTAGGCACAATGCAAGGTGGTTACAACATTGAGCCACTCATCGCTCTGTTGGACGATGCAGCCCTAGCGCCTATCGCTGTGAAAGCACTATCTCACACGCTACTGATGTTTGATGCCTTCTATGACGTAGAAGAAAAAGCCAAAGCAGGTAATGAATTTGCTCAGCAAGTCCTACAATCTTGGGCAGACGCTGAGTGGTTTACCACGAAAGAGAAAGTTGCTGAAAAGATCACGGTTAAAGTATTCAAGGTGACCGGTGAAACGAACACCGATGACCTATCGCCTGCACCAGATGCGTGGTCTCGCCCAGATATTCCAGTACACGCGAAAGCAATGCTGAAGATGGAGCGTGAGGGTATTAACCCAGACCAGCCAGGCAGTGTTGGCCCAATTAAACAAATTGAAGAACTACAAAAAGACGGTATTCCACTGGCTTACGTTGGTGACGTTGTAGGTACAGGTTCTTCTCGTAAATCTGCGACTAACTCAGTGCTTTGGTTTATGGGTGAAGATATCCCATTCGTACCAAACAAGCGCACTGGTGGTATCTGTCTCGGCGGTAAAATTGCTCCTATCTTCTACAACACAATGGAAGATTCAGGTGCGTTACCTATTGAACTGAACGTTCAAGAGATGAACATGGGTGACGTGATCGACATCTACCCATATGAAGGTGTTGTCCGTAAAAATGGCGAAGAAATCTCTAGCTTTGAACTGAGCAAAGTACTGCTTGATGAAGTTCGTGCTGGTGGCCGTATTCCACTGATCATCGGTCGTGGTCTAACAAGCCGTGCTCGTGCATCTCTTGGTCTAGGTGAAACAGACCTATTTGCTAAGCCGATTGATCCTACTGCATCTGACAAAGGGTACACGCTTGCTCAGAAAATGGTGGGTAAAGCATGTGGCGTTGAAGGCGTGCGTGCAGGTCAGTACTGTGAGCCTAAGATGACCACAGTAGGTTCTCAAGATACAACCGGTCCTATGACTCGTGATGAGCTTAAAGACCTTGCGTGTCTGGGCTTCTCTGCTGATCTTGTGATGCAGTCTTTCTGTCACACGTCTGCGTATCCAAAGCCAGTCGATGTAAACACGCACCACACACTACCTGATTTCATTATGAACCGTGGCGGTGTATCGCTTCGCCCAGGTGATGGTGTAATCCACTCATGGCTAAACCGTATGCTTCTACCGGATACGGTAGGTACGGGTGGTGACTCGCATACTCGTTTCCCTCTCGGTATCTCATTCCCAGCAGGCTCTGGCTTGGTTGCGTTCGCAGCGGCGACTGGGGTAATGCCATTGGATATGCCAGAGTCAATTTTGGTGCGCTTTAAAGGTGAAATGCAGCCGGGTATCACGCTACGTGACCTTGTGCATGCGATTCCTTATTACGCAATCCAACAAGGTCTATTGACGGTTGAGAAAGCAGGTAAGATCAACGAATTCTCTGGTCGCGTACTAGAAATCGAAGGTGTTGAGCACCTAACCGTTGAGCAAGCATTCGAGCTGTCTGATGCTTCAGCAGAGCGTTCTGCGGCAGGCTGTACAGTGAAACTGTCTCAAGAGTCTATCGAAGAATACCTAAACTCAAACATCACTATGCTTAAGTGGATGATCTCGGAAGGTTACGGTGACCGTCGTACTATCGAGCGTCGTATCACGGCGATGGAAGAGTGGTTGGCAAACCCAGAGTTGATGGAAGCGGATGCGGATGCAGAATATGCACACATCATTGAAATCGACTTGGCTGAGATTGATCAACCTATCCTATGTGCACCAAACGATCCAGATGATGCTCGTCTTCTGTCTGAGGTTCAAGGCACACAAATTGATGAAGTCTTCATCGGTTCTTGTATGACTAACATTGGTCACTTCCGTGCGGCGGGTAAGCTGCTAGAGCAGTGGGGTGGTTCACTCGATACACGTCTATGGGTCGCGCCACCAACGAAGATGGACCGCGATCAATTGACAGAAGAAGGTTACTACGGGATTTACGGCCGCGCTGGTGTTCGTATCGAAACTCCTGGGTGTTCGCTATGTATGGGTAACCAAGCGCGCGTGGCAGACAAAGCAACTGTAATGTCGACATCAACGCGTAACTTCCCGAACCGCTTAGGTACCGGTGCTAATGTTTATCTAGCATCTGCTGAGCTGTCAGCAGTAGGTGCAATTCTAGGTAAGATTCCAACGAAGGAAGAGTACTTGGAATACGCGAAGCAAATCGATGCGACAGCAGCAGATACATACCGCTACTTAAACTTCCACAAAATGGAACAGTACACTAAGAAAGCGGCACAAGTGATCTTCCAAGAGCCAGCATAA
- a CDS encoding ABC transporter permease: MKEKNYLWKTSSGVLALLLVLPILAIFTTAVGETNELFSHLMSTVMPTYAFNTIVLVLGTMTLSLLLGIPSAWFMAMCRLPSERVLQWALVLPLAMPGYIVGYIFTDWFDFAGPVQILLRDLTGWGPGEYWFPDIRTLTGAIIVLSLVLYPYVYLLCRAAFMEQNVSLLQSARLLKCSPWESFRRISLPLVRPSIAVGLSLVAMETIGDFGTVSYFAVNTLTTAVYDTWLGYSSLTAAAKISAIMLVVVILLLSAERYSRRKQKLFQNQFSSREDFRYQLSGWKKWFALAWCWGLVSIAFIFPLGQLIIYAYKYFAQSWTAEFREYALNSLYVSLTAAFFGVLVALIVNFCQRVSPGRKSLAFMRLSSMGYAVPGTVLAIGVMVPVLFMDHFVNDVAKMMDWGRPGLIFSGSMFAIIFAMVVRFSAVAIGSVESSLSKVSPSLDMASRTMGCNSNTMLWRVHFPLVRRGALIAALLVFIESMKELNAALLLRPFNFETLATYVYNFASDEHLELAALPAVLLVLVGLVPLVIVNRSLEHSH; the protein is encoded by the coding sequence ATGAAAGAAAAAAATTACCTATGGAAAACCAGTAGTGGAGTGCTTGCTTTGCTACTGGTTTTGCCGATCTTGGCAATATTCACAACCGCAGTCGGTGAGACAAACGAACTGTTTTCTCACTTGATGTCGACGGTGATGCCCACTTATGCCTTTAACACGATCGTATTAGTGTTAGGGACGATGACATTGTCTTTGTTACTTGGCATTCCTTCTGCTTGGTTTATGGCAATGTGTCGCCTACCGAGCGAACGAGTTCTCCAGTGGGCACTGGTACTACCGCTCGCGATGCCTGGCTATATCGTTGGTTATATATTTACCGATTGGTTTGATTTTGCTGGCCCAGTCCAGATCCTATTGCGTGACTTAACAGGATGGGGGCCAGGAGAATATTGGTTTCCAGATATTCGAACTCTCACTGGCGCCATTATCGTCCTTTCATTAGTTCTTTATCCTTACGTATATTTGCTGTGCCGAGCGGCATTTATGGAACAAAACGTGTCACTACTCCAATCAGCACGTCTATTGAAATGTTCACCTTGGGAGAGCTTTCGTCGTATATCGCTGCCACTTGTTAGACCATCAATTGCGGTCGGTCTCTCTTTGGTCGCCATGGAAACGATTGGTGACTTTGGCACTGTAAGCTATTTTGCGGTAAATACCCTGACTACGGCGGTGTATGATACTTGGCTTGGCTACTCTAGCTTGACCGCGGCAGCGAAAATCTCTGCCATTATGCTGGTGGTTGTCATTTTACTTCTTAGTGCAGAGCGCTACAGTCGTCGTAAGCAAAAGCTATTTCAAAATCAATTTAGTAGTCGAGAAGATTTCCGTTACCAGCTCTCTGGTTGGAAAAAGTGGTTTGCGTTGGCATGGTGCTGGGGCTTGGTCTCTATCGCGTTTATATTCCCGCTCGGTCAGTTGATTATCTATGCCTACAAATACTTCGCTCAAAGTTGGACCGCTGAGTTTCGTGAGTATGCGTTGAACAGCTTATATGTCTCTTTGACCGCTGCATTTTTTGGTGTTCTCGTCGCATTGATTGTGAATTTCTGTCAGCGTGTAAGCCCAGGAAGAAAAAGTCTTGCTTTCATGCGTTTGTCCTCGATGGGCTACGCTGTGCCGGGTACGGTGCTAGCCATTGGGGTAATGGTTCCTGTGCTATTTATGGATCATTTTGTCAACGATGTGGCTAAAATGATGGATTGGGGACGTCCTGGGCTCATATTCTCAGGCTCTATGTTTGCGATTATCTTTGCTATGGTGGTGCGCTTTTCTGCGGTGGCGATTGGTAGCGTCGAAAGTAGCTTGAGTAAAGTATCCCCGTCGCTGGATATGGCATCGAGAACCATGGGGTGCAACTCTAACACCATGTTATGGCGCGTGCATTTCCCACTCGTGCGCCGTGGCGCCTTGATTGCGGCATTACTGGTGTTTATTGAGTCCATGAAAGAGCTAAACGCTGCACTGTTGTTGCGTCCCTTCAATTTTGAAACACTCGCCACCTATGTTTATAACTTTGCCTCTGATGAGCATTTAGAGCTAGCGGCGTTGCCGGCTGTGCTGCTCGTTTTGGTGGGTTTAGTCCCGTTAGTTATAGTTAACCGTTCACTGGAGCATTCACACTGA
- a CDS encoding phosphoglucomutase/phosphomannomutase family protein: protein MIKFGTGGWRAFIGEEFTKDNVRLVAQAVANITNNESVADRGFVIGYDRRFLSDKAGRWFAEVLAANGIVVSFIDKFVPTPIVMFKAKEMGCAYSACITASHNPADYNGIKVFIEGGRDADEIITQKIESQIATLTAQEVKSVDFEQAVEDKLIQIINPMNEFVDSIIDFIDIEAIKKANLRVLIDPMFGVAKNALQTVLINGRCDVDVINDGKNPDFGGLMPSPSAATLYRLKHLVAAEGYDIGIGTDGDADRLGIIDEKGNFIHPNEVLILLYYYLLEYKGWTGSVVRNIATTHILDKIAADHGEKSFEVPVGFKHISSQMEADDSLIGGESSGGLTIRGHIKGKDGVFASSLLVEMISVTGKKLSELLDEIYGKYGYAYTAEGDCKFKPAEKEALYNKIYVEKQLPEFDFEIDKVSYEDGAKVYFKNGGWVIARFSGTEPLLRIFAEMEDKETAECVLQQVKNFLQL, encoded by the coding sequence ATGATCAAATTTGGTACAGGCGGCTGGCGTGCATTTATTGGTGAGGAGTTCACCAAAGATAATGTACGTTTGGTGGCTCAAGCAGTCGCAAACATCACGAATAACGAATCGGTTGCTGATCGCGGCTTTGTGATTGGCTATGACCGACGCTTTCTTTCTGATAAAGCTGGTCGTTGGTTTGCTGAAGTTCTAGCAGCAAACGGCATTGTCGTTAGCTTTATCGACAAATTTGTCCCAACGCCTATCGTAATGTTTAAAGCGAAGGAAATGGGCTGCGCGTACTCGGCATGTATTACCGCATCGCACAACCCTGCCGATTACAACGGCATTAAAGTCTTCATTGAAGGCGGTCGTGACGCAGATGAAATCATCACCCAAAAAATCGAGTCACAAATCGCTACGCTAACTGCGCAAGAGGTAAAAAGCGTTGATTTTGAACAGGCAGTTGAAGACAAACTGATTCAAATCATCAACCCAATGAACGAGTTTGTAGACTCGATCATCGACTTTATCGACATTGAAGCGATCAAGAAGGCCAACTTACGCGTTCTTATCGATCCTATGTTCGGCGTTGCGAAAAACGCGCTGCAGACGGTACTGATCAATGGCCGCTGTGATGTTGACGTAATCAATGACGGCAAAAACCCAGACTTCGGTGGCTTAATGCCGTCACCAAGTGCAGCAACGCTTTATCGTCTCAAACATCTTGTCGCCGCCGAAGGCTACGATATTGGTATCGGCACCGATGGTGATGCTGACCGACTCGGAATCATTGATGAAAAAGGCAACTTTATTCACCCAAATGAAGTGCTCATTCTGTTGTACTACTACTTGTTAGAGTACAAAGGCTGGACGGGCTCGGTGGTTCGTAACATCGCTACGACGCATATTTTAGATAAAATCGCTGCAGATCACGGTGAAAAATCGTTCGAAGTTCCCGTTGGGTTTAAACACATCAGTTCACAAATGGAAGCTGACGATTCACTGATTGGTGGCGAAAGCTCGGGCGGTTTAACCATTCGTGGGCATATCAAGGGCAAAGATGGCGTATTTGCATCGAGCTTATTGGTCGAAATGATTTCTGTTACAGGCAAGAAACTATCTGAGTTGCTTGACGAAATTTACGGCAAGTACGGCTATGCCTATACAGCAGAGGGAGACTGTAAATTCAAACCAGCGGAGAAAGAGGCACTGTACAACAAAATCTACGTTGAGAAACAGCTGCCTGAGTTTGACTTTGAGATCGATAAAGTCAGCTATGAAGACGGTGCAAAAGTCTACTTCAAGAATGGCGGTTGGGTCATTGCTCGCTTCTCAGGCACAGAGCCTTTACTGCGTATCTTTGCCGAAATGGAAGATAAAGAAACTGCAGAATGTGTTCTTCAGCAAGTGAAAAACTTCTTGCAACTTTAA
- the glnK gene encoding P-II family nitrogen regulator: MKLINAIIKPFKLDDVREALADVGIEGMTVSEVKGFGRQKGHTELYRGAEYQVDFLPKVKLEIATQAENVDRVIEAISKAAHTGKIGDGKIFVYDLSQAVRIRTGEMDAEAL; the protein is encoded by the coding sequence ATGAAACTTATAAATGCGATTATCAAACCGTTCAAATTAGACGATGTACGTGAGGCATTGGCCGATGTCGGCATCGAAGGGATGACAGTATCAGAGGTTAAAGGCTTTGGTCGTCAAAAAGGGCATACAGAGCTTTACCGAGGTGCAGAATATCAAGTGGATTTCTTACCAAAAGTAAAACTAGAGATAGCAACTCAAGCAGAGAATGTCGATCGCGTTATCGAAGCGATATCTAAAGCGGCGCACACTGGAAAAATCGGAGATGGAAAAATCTTTGTATACGACTTGAGCCAAGCGGTACGAATTCGTACTGGCGAAATGGATGCAGAAGCGCTTTAA